One Sporohalobacter salinus genomic window carries:
- a CDS encoding DUF1657 domain-containing protein: MTVGEDLHQTLTSLESVKTNYEQFAQGTQDQQAQQMFQQDAQQLESMIENLRNRVNYVEQEEPQYKTEQQMTGQTGQQQGQGQQQGQRQ, from the coding sequence ATGACAGTAGGGGAAGATTTGCATCAGACTCTAACTTCTTTAGAGAGTGTTAAAACGAACTATGAACAGTTTGCTCAGGGAACTCAGGATCAACAAGCTCAACAAATGTTTCAACAAGATGCTCAACAATTAGAGTCTATGATTGAAAATTTAAGGAATCGAGTTAATTATGTTGAGCAGGAAGAACCACAGTATAAAACCGAACAGCAGATGACAGGTCAGACTGGCCAACAACAAGGACAAGGGCAACAGCAAGGTCAAAGACAGTAG
- a CDS encoding YdcF family protein, with amino-acid sequence MKLFLVKLFSKLMLPPGLFIILLVFLFILLQSNRNRYGYRRIKMKYIYSCLVLLLVLVYFFSSYPGEFLLTKPLESSFKPLSISNMELEVDDSSAIVVLGGGVLRGTPRGTEIGQTTLTRLYRAWQIHKKTNLDLVVSAGIVPGADNTSGAEVMKKVLINLGVEEDKIIVERESKNTWQNAVNTTSLLRKKNYEKIILVTSALHMKRSAYSFKKNWDQKLILAPANYTLDTDMSLLDYLPNRGSLDNSLAALHEWIGLLWYWFK; translated from the coding sequence ATGAAGTTATTTTTAGTTAAATTATTTTCTAAATTGATGCTTCCTCCAGGATTATTTATAATTTTATTAGTTTTTTTATTTATTTTATTACAGTCAAATAGAAATAGATATGGTTATAGAAGAATTAAAATGAAGTATATTTATAGTTGTTTAGTTTTATTATTAGTTTTAGTTTATTTTTTCAGCTCATATCCTGGTGAATTTTTATTAACAAAACCTTTAGAAAGTAGTTTTAAACCTTTATCAATATCAAATATGGAATTAGAAGTTGATGATTCAAGTGCTATTGTAGTTTTAGGTGGTGGAGTTTTGAGAGGAACTCCACGAGGAACAGAGATAGGTCAAACGACTTTAACCCGGCTTTATAGAGCTTGGCAGATACATAAAAAGACAAATCTGGATTTAGTAGTTAGTGCTGGAATAGTACCAGGAGCTGATAATACTTCTGGAGCTGAAGTAATGAAGAAAGTATTAATAAACTTAGGAGTTGAAGAGGATAAAATTATTGTTGAAAGAGAATCTAAGAATACTTGGCAGAATGCAGTAAATACTACTTCGTTACTTAGAAAGAAGAATTATGAAAAAATAATACTTGTTACTAGTGCCTTACATATGAAGCGTTCTGCTTATTCTTTTAAAAAGAATTGGGATCAAAAATTGATATTGGCACCGGCTAATTATACCTTAGATACTGATATGAGTTTGCTTGATTATTTACCTAATAGAGGGTCACTAGATAATTCATTGGCTGCATTACATGAATGGATTGGTTTATTGTGGTATTGGTTCAAATAA